From Xiphophorus couchianus unplaced genomic scaffold, X_couchianus-1.0 Scaffold1000103, whole genome shotgun sequence, a single genomic window includes:
- the atp2b1a gene encoding plasma membrane calcium-transporting ATPase 1 isoform X7: protein MANNSYSGVKNSRMEANHDGEFGCTLKELRSLMELRGADAITKISETYGDTQGLCSRLKTSAIDGLSGQPADIEKRIDVFGQNLIPPKKPKTFLQLVWEALQDVTLIILEVAAVISLGLSFYRPPDTERQHCGKAAGGGHDETEAEAGWIEGAAILLSVICVVLVTAFNDWSKDKQFRGLQSRIEQEQKFSVVRGGQVIQIPVNEIVVGDIAQVKYGDLLPADGVLIQGNDLKIDESSLTGESDQVKKNQDKDPMLLSGTHVMEGSGKMLVTAVGVNSQTGIIFTLLGAGEDDDEDDEEKKEKEEKKKQKKNKKQDGSVENRKKAKAQDGAAMEMQPLNSDEGADAEEKKKASLPKKEKSVLQGKLTKLAVQIGKGGLLMSAVTVIILVVLFVVDTFWYQGLPWVQDCTPIYIQFFVKFFIIGVTVLVVAVPEGLPLAVTISLAYSVKKMMTDNNLVRHLDACETMGNATAICSDKTGTLTMNRMAVVQVYIAEKHFRKIPLPENIPTSVLDTLVLGIAVNSAYTTNILPPEKEGGLPRQVGNKTECALLGFSNDLKRDYRAIRAEIPEEKFFKVYTFNSVRKSMSTVLKMADGSFRMFSKGASEILLKKCYKIVTASGEPKVFRPRDRDDMVKKVIEPMASEGLRTICLAYRDFPASEGQPDWDNESDILTGLTCICVVGIEDPVRPEVPDAIKKCQRAGITVRMVTGDNINTARAIACKCGILQPGDDFLCLDGKEFNRRIRNERGEIEQERIDKIWPKLRVLARSSPTDKHTLVKGIIDSTIAEQRQVVAVTGDGTNDGPALKKADVGFAMGIAGTDVAKEASDIILTDDNFSSIVKAVMWGRNVYDSISKFLQFQLTVNVVAVIVAFTGACITQDSPLKAVQMLWVNLIMDTFASLALATEPPTEALLLRKPYGRNKPLISRTMMKNILGHAVYQLTTIFTLLFVGEKLFNIDSGRNTPLNAPPSEHYTIVFNTFVLMQLFNEINARKIHGERNVFEGVFNNLIFCTIVLGTFIIQILIVQIGGKPFSCVALSLDQWLWCTFFGFGSLLWGQLISSIPTSRLKFLKTAGHGTQKDEIPEYELEELDDVDEIDHAERELRRGQILWFRGLNRIQTQLSSCLTLIFNKHVQQ, encoded by the exons GTCTTAGCGGACAGCCAGCGGACATTGAGAAGCGAATAGATGTGTTTGGACAAAACTTAATCCcacccaaaaaacccaaaactttcTTACAATTAGTGTGGGAGGCGCTACAGGATGTTACATTAATTATTCTTGAAGTGGCAGCCGTAATTTCACTAGGCCTTTCTTTTTATAGACCACCAGATACCGAAAGACAAC ATTGTGGGAAAGCTGCTGGTGGTGGACATGATGAAACTGAAGCGGAGGCAGGCTGGATAGAGGGAGCCGCCATTCTTCTGTCAGTCATCTGTGTTGTGTTGGTAACAGCGTTCAATGATTGGAGTAAAGACAAGCAGTTCAGGGGCCTCCAAAGTCGCATTGAACAGGAGCAAAAATTTTCTGTTGTCCGAGGAGGACAAGTTATTCAAATTCCTGTGAATGAGATTGTTGTGGGCGATATTGCACAAGTAAAATATG GTGACCTCTTACCTGCTGATGGAGTTCTTATACAAGGCAATGATCTTAAAATTGATGAGAGCTCACTCACAGGGGAGTCGGACCAGGTGAAGAAAAATCAAGATAAAGATCCCATGCTGTTATCAG gcACTCATGTAATGGAAGGCTCAGGGAAAATGTTGGTCACTGCTGTCGGTGTGAACTCACAAACTGGGATTATCTTCACTTTACTTGGGGCTGGCGAAGATGATGACGAAGATGAtgaggagaaaaaggaaaaggaggagaagaaaaagcagaaaaaaa ACAAGAAACAAGATGGATCAGTGGAAAATCGAAAAAAAG CAAAAGCACAGGATGGTGCTGCTATGGAAATGCAGCCTCTCAACAGCGATGAAGGAGCTGAtgcagaggagaagaaaaaagccAGCTtgccaaagaaagaaaagtctgTTCTCCAAGGAAAATTAACCAAGCTAGCTGTGCAAATAGGAAAGGGAG GGCTGCTTATGTCGGCCGTTACAGTCATCATCCTGGTGGTGCTGTTTGTGGTGGACACATTCTGGTACCAGGGCCTGCCTTGGGTCCAGGACTGCACACCCATTTACATACAGTTTTTTGTGAAATTCTTTATCATTGGTGTGACCGTTCTGGTGGTGGCTGTTCCAGAAGGCCTGCCACTTGCCGTAACTATCTCCCTAGCATACTCCGTCAAG AAAATGATGACAGACAACAACCTTGTGAGACATTTGGACGCTTGCGAGACAATGGGTAACGCTACAGCCATTTGCTCTGACAAAACTGGAACTCTCACCATGAACAGAATGGCCGTGGTCCAGGTCTACATTGCTGAAAAGCACTTCAGGAAGATCCCTTTGCCGGAAAACATCCCCACCTCAGTTCTAGACACGCTGGTCCTGGGCATAGCAGTTAATTCCGCCTACACTACTAATATCTTG CCTCCAGAAAAAGAAGGGGGTCTGCCTCGTCAGGTGGGCAACAAAACGGAGTGTGCCTTGCTTGGTTTCTCTAACGACCTGAAGCGGGATTATCGGGCCATCCGCGCTGAAATCCCCGAAGAGAAATTCTTCAAGGTCTACACCTTCAACTCGGTGCGGAAATCCATGAGCACTGTGCTGAAGATGGCAGACGGCAGCTTTCGGATGTTCAGCAAAGGAGCCTCGGAAATTCTccttaaaaa gtGCTATAAAATTGTGACAGCGAGTGGCGAGCCGAAGGTCTTCCGCCCGCGGGACAGGGACGACATGGTAAAGAAAGTCATCGAGCCGATGGCTTCGGAAGGTCTCAGGACCATCTGCCTGGCGTACAGAGACTTTCCCGCCTCCGAAGGTCAACCTGACTGGGACAATGAAAGTGACATTCTCACCGGATTGACCTGCATCTGCGTGGTTGGCATTGAGGACCCTGTGAGACCAGAG GTCCCGGACGCGATTAAGAAATGCCAGCGCGCTGGCATCACGGTGCGGATGGTGACCGGGGACAACATCAACACGGCGCGCGCTATCGCCTGTAAGTGTGGGATCCTACAGCCAGGAGATGATTTCCTCTGCCTGGACGGAAAAGAGTTCAACCGCAGAATACGCAACGAAAGAGGAGAG ATTGAACAAGAGCGTATTGACAAAATCTGGCCCAAACTCAGAGTTCTGGCTCGGTCGTCTCCCACAGATAAACACACCTTAGTTAAAG ggATAATTGACAGCACAATAGCAGAGCAGAGGCAGGTAGTCGCAGTGACAGGTGACGGTACGAATGACGGTCCCGCCTTGAAGAAAGCTGATGTTGGCTTTGCAATG GGCATCGCGGGGACAGACGTGGCGAAGGAAGCGTCAGACATCATTCTGACCGACGACAACTTTTCCAGCATTGTTAAAGCCGTCATGTGGGGACGGAACGTGTACGACAGTATCTCCAAGTTCCTTCAGTTCCAGCTGACCGTCAACGTCGTGGCCGTCATCGTAGCGTTTACAGGAGCCTGCATCACACAG GATTCTCCCCTGAAAGCAGTGCAGATGTTGTGGGTGAACCTGATTATGGACACATTCGCGTCGTTGGCTTTGGCCACCGAGCCGCCAACAGAAGCCTTGCTGCTGAGGAAACCGTATGGCCGCAACAAGCCTCTAATATCCCGCACCATGATGAAGAACATTCTGGGTCACGCCGTGTACCAGCTAACCACCATCTTTACACTGCTTTTTGTTG GAGAGAAGTTGTTTAACATCGACAGCGGCAGAAATACCCCTCTCAACGCCCCACCCTCTGAACACTACACTATAGTTTTCAACACCTTCGTCTTGATGCAGCTTTTCAACGAAATCAACGCCCGCAAAATCCATGGGGAGCGGAACGTGTTTGAGGGCGTTTTTAACAACCTCATCTTCTGCACTATAGTCCTCGGCACATTTATCATTCAG ATACTTATAGTGCAGATTGGAGGGAAACCGTTCAGCTGTGTGGCTCTGTCCTTGGATCAATGGCTGTGGTGCACATTCTTCGGCTTTGGCTCCTTGCTCTGGGGACAG ctCATCTCCTCAATACCCACTAGTCGCTTAAAATTCCTAAAAACAGCAGGCCACGGCACCCAGAAGGATGAAATCCCTGAATACGAGCTGGAGGAGTTGGACGACGTGGATGAGATCGACCACGCTGAGCGGGAGCTGCGCCGAGGCCAGATCCTCTGGTTTCGAGGCCTCAATCGGATCCAAACTCAG CTCTCTTCCTGTCTGACTCTGATCTTTAATAAGCATGTCCAACAATGA